A region from the Phaenicophaeus curvirostris isolate KB17595 chromosome 28, BPBGC_Pcur_1.0, whole genome shotgun sequence genome encodes:
- the WDR18 gene encoding WD repeat-containing protein 18, with the protein MAAPMEVALVSDAAGPLCNCSVWELHSGAALPGYRGGNSGPRGLALLGGEHLLGAQLGKSYINVWELQRKDQLQQKIICPGPVTCLTASPNGLYILAGVAESIYLWEVSNGNLLAILNRHYQDLTCLCFTDDSSHFLSGAKDCLALVWNLYSVLQAEPSQIPDPRHVWSRHSLPITDLYCGFGGPLARAATASLDQTAKLWEISSGDLLLSVLFDVGIMAVTLDLSEYHMFCGGMDGSIFQVDLCAWPVQRDRAFQTERENGKVFKGHRNQVTCLSVSTDGSLLLSGSHDETVRLWDIQSKQCLKTMNHKGPVTNAFIVLAPANMFNPDGKPSVPLPKFSKHLHGTESTDEQGSEGVTLRLGLHQQDSGESYLEKAEKMYSQMYSTREKNLVGDQEHLTIQVSELEEEVSTLRKINKNLFDFSARIITKPAK; encoded by the exons ATGGCGGCGCCCATGGAGGTGGCGCTGGTGTCGGACGCCGCCGGGCCGCTGTGTAACTGCTCGGTGTGGGAGCTGCACTCCGGGGCCGCCCTGCCCGGCTACCGCGGCGGCAACAGCGGCCCGAGAGGGCTGGCGCTGCTGGGAGGCGAGCACCTGCTCGGGGCGCAGCTCGGAAAGAGCTACATCAAcgtctgggagctgcagaggaag GACCAGCTCCAGCAGAAGATCATATGCCCTGGGCCAGTGACCTGCCTGACGGCTTCTCCCAACGGGCTCTACATCCTCGCGGGGGTTGCTGAGAGCATCTACCTGTGGGAG GTGTCCAATGGGAACCTCCTGGCCATCCTGAACCGACACTACCAGGACCTCACCTGCCTGTGCTTTACTGATGACAGCAGCCACTTTCTCTCGGGGGCAAAAGACTGCTTGGCCCTGGTGTGGAACCTTTACAG CGTGCTGCAGGCAGAACCCTCCCAGATCCCCGACCCTCGCCACGTGTGGTCCCGACACAGTCTCCCCATCACAGATTTGTACTGTGGCTTCGGAGGCCCCTTGGCACGAGCTGCCACCGCCTCCCTTGACCAGACAGCAAAG CTCTGGGAAATCTCATCTGGAGATCTCTTGCTTTCCGTCCTCTTCGATGTGGGGATCATGGCTGTGACTCTCGACCTCTCCGAGTACCACATGTTCTGCGGCGGCATGGATGGATCCATCTTTCAGGTTGACCTCTGTGCCTGG CCGGTCCAGAGAGACCGAGCCTTCCAGACAGAGCGGGAGAATGGGAAGGTCTTCAAAGGGCACAG GAACCAGGTTACGTGTCTGTCAGTCTCCACAGATGGCAGCTTGCTGCTCTCTGGCTCGCATGACGAAACTGTCCGGCTGTGGGACATCCAGAGCAAGCAGTGCCTGAAGACGATGAATCACAAAG GTCCGGTTACAAACGCCTTCATAGTGCTGGCGCCAGCCAACATGTTTAACCCGGATGGAAAACCCAGCGTGCCTCTCCCCAAATTCAGCAAACACCTCCACGGCACGGAGAGCACCGACGAGCAGGGGAGCGAGGGAGTGACGCTGCGCCTCGGGCTCCACCAGCAG GACTCTGGGGAGAGCTACCTGGAGAAGGCGGAGAAGATGTACTCGCAGATGTACTcgacaagggaaaag AACCTGGTGGGCGACCAGGAGCACCTGACGATCCAGGTGAGCGAGCTGGAAGAGGAGGTGAGCACCCTCCGGAAAATCAACAAGAACCTCTTCGACTTCTCTGCTCGCATCATCACCAAACCAGCCAAATGA
- the GRIN3B gene encoding glutamate receptor ionotropic, NMDA 3B isoform X2: MELQGSLETLVDVLVSILQANNWQETSVVLCHPWDISSFLDLWAHRSQLLLRAILDLGYLDKPGATSYLQQQHGERFQALSSPVLVLGCGLRHAQLIFQAAEESGLLLQDFHWVLGSPLSAGELRTQGLPLGLLAYGEVNRPPLELFIQDAVELVSRAFASAAYAHPELAVLQTMENCNDRQRAHGETSGLLLSRFLANTSFHGRTGPVRVENGTVLRPEQQFHVWSLQQDLRGEPTWVLVGTWQHGKLELEEGAWQSHRRRKSPSEGTRGTRMRLRVVTLVEHPFVFTREADEDGSCPAGQLCLDPGTNDSAVLDALFEELGAANGSVPRAYKKCCYGYCIDLLEKLAEDVPFDFELYIVGDGKYGAWKNGRWTGLVGDLLSGTAHMAVTSFSINSARSKVIDFTSPFFSTSLGILVRTKDTASPIGAFMWPLHWTMWVGIFVALHMTALFLTLYEWKSPYGMTPHGRNRMKIFSYSSALNLCYAILFGRTVSSKTPKCCTGRFLMNLWAIFCLLVLSSYTANLAAVMVGDKTFEELSGIHDPKGFRFGTVWESSAEEYIKKSFPEMHEYMRRYNVPTTPAGVTMLKTEPPKLNAFIMDKSLLDYEVTIDSDCKLLTVGKPFAIEGYGIGLPQNSPLTSNISEFISRYKSAGFMDLLHDKWYKMVPCGKRVFAVTETLQMGIYHFSGLFVLLCIGLSGSLLTSLGEHVFYHLVLPRIKRKKKFNYWLHTSQKIHRALNTGTEEQRSQRLSLERSCGHQPRQAPTAGQSWSTLRKEVRRVRFQLDKAEGPPWHPGNGRAPQPPDRAASEDELRELEEKIQEMRDQLRAALVRKSELVAVLGTAKSSRALSAPEEPREERPSPAPLHDSLEEEGK; this comes from the exons ATGGAGCTGCAGGGCTCGCTGGAGACGCTGGTGGACGTGCTGGTGAGCATCCTGCAGGCCAACAACTGGCAGGAGACCAGCGTGGTGCTCTGCCACCCCTGGGACATCTCCAGCTTCCTTGACCTCTGGGCTCACCGCTCCCAGCTCTTGCTCCGCGCCATCCTGGACCTCGGTTACCTGGACAAGCCTGGGGCCACCAGCtacctccagcagcagcacggGGAGCGCTTCCAGGCTCTCTCCAGCCCCGTGCTGGTGCTCGGCTGTGGCCTGCGGCACGCTCAGCTCATCTTCCAAGCGGCCGAGGAGtcggggctgctgctgcaggatttCCACTGGGTGCTGGGCTCCCCGCTCAGCGCCGGCGAGCTGCGCACCCAGGGGCTGCCCTTGGGGCTGCTGGCCTACGGGGAGGTCAACCGGCCACCGCTGGAGCTCTTCATCCAGGACGCGGTGGAACTGGTGTCCCGAGCCTTCGCCAGCGCTGCCTACGCCCACCCCGAGCTGGCTGTCCTGCAGACGATGGAGAACTGCAACGACAGGCAGCGGGCGCACGGCGAGACCTCGGGGCTCCTCCTGTCCCG TTTCCTGGCCAACACGTCCTTCCATGGCCGGACGGGGCCCGTGCGGGTGGAGAACGGGACGGTGCTGCGGCCCGAGCAGCAGTTCCACGTGTGGAGCCTGCAGCAGGACTTGCGCGGGGAGCCCACCTGGGTGCTGGTGGGCACCTGGCAGCACGGCAAGCTGGAGCTCGAGGAGGGCGCCTGGCAGAGCCACCGGCGGCGCAAGAGCCCCAGCGAGGGGACCAGGGGGACCCGCATGAGGCTGCGGGTGGTGACGCTGGTGGAACATCCCTTCGTCTTCACCAGGGAGGCAGACGAGGACGGGAGCTGCCCAGCCGGTCAGCTCTGCTTAGACCCCGGCACCAACGACTCGGCCGTGCTGGACGCCCTCTTCGAGGAGTTGGGTGCTGCGAACGGCTCAGTGCCGCGGGCGTACAAGAAGTGCTGCTACGGGTACTGCATCGACCTGCTGGAGAAGCTGGCCGAGGACGTGCCCTTCGACTTTGAGCTCTACATCGTGGGAGACGGGAAATACGGAGCCTGGAAGAACGGGCGGTGGACGGGGCTGGTGGGGGACCTGCTGAGCGGCACGGCCCACATGGCCGTCACCTCCTTCAGCATCAACTCGGCACGGAGCAAAGTCATCGACTTCACCAGCCCCTTCTTCTCCACCAGCCTGGGAATCCTGGTGAGGACCAAGGACACAGCGTCGCCGATCGGAGCCTTCATGTGGCCTTTGCACTGGACTATGTGGGTGGGCATCTTCGTAGCCCTGCACATGACCGCGCTCTTCCTCACCCTGTACGAGTGGAAGAGCCCCTACGGCATGACGCCCCACGGCCGCAACCGCATGAAGATCTTCTCATACTCCTCAGCCCTCAACCTCTGCTACGCCATCCTCTTCGGCCGCACCGTGTCTAGCAAGACACCCAAGTGCTGCACCGGCCGCTTCCTCATGAACCTCTGGGCCATCTTCTGCCTCCTGGTGCTCTCCAGCTACACGGCCAACCTCGCCGCCGTCATGGTGGGGGACAAGACCTTCGAGGAGCTCTCGGGCATCCATGACCCAAAG GGCTTCCGCTTCGGCACAGTGTGGGAGAGCAGCGCCGAGGAGTACATCAAGAAGAGCTTCCCCGAGATGCACGAGTACATGCGGCGCTACAACGTCCCCACCACCCCCGCCGGCGTCACCATGCTCAA GACGGAGCCCCCCAAGCTCAACGCCTTCATCATGGACAAGTCGCTGCTGGACTACGAGGTCACCATCGACTCCGACTGCAAACTGCTGACCGTGGGCAAACCCTTCGCCATCGAAG GTTACGGCATCGGGCTCCCCCAGAACTCGCCGCTGACCTCCAACATCTCCGAGTTCATCAGCCGCTACAAATCGGCCGGTTTCATGGACCTGCTGCACGACAAGTGGTACAAGATGGTGCCGTGCGGCAAGCGCGTCTTCGCCGTCACCGAG ACCCTCCAGATGGGTATCTACCACTTCTCCGGGCTCTTTGTGCTGCTCTGCATCGGGCTCAGCGGGTCGCTGCTCACCTCACTGGGGGAACACGTCTTCTACCACCTCGTCCTCCCGCGAATTAAGCGCAAGAAGAAATTCAACTACTGGCTGCACACCAGCCAG AAGATCCACCGGGCTCTGAACACGGGCACGGAGGAGCAGAGGAGCCAGCGGCTGAGCCTGGAGCGGAG CTGTGGCCACCAGCCCAGGCAGGCGCCAACGGCAGGGCAGTCCTGGAGCACCCTGCGGAAGGAGGTAAGACGGGTGCGCTTCCAGCTGGACAAAGCCGAAGGGCCCCCCTGGCACCCCGGGAACGGGCGGGCACCACAGCCCCCGGACAGGGCGGCCAGCGAGGATGAGctgcgggagctggaggagaagatcCAGGAGATGCGGGACCAGCTGCGGGCAGCCCTGGTGAGGAAGAGCGAGTTGGTGGCCGTGCTGGGCACGGCGAAGAGCAGCCGGGCACTGTCGGCACCGGAGGAGCCCAGGGAGGAGAG gcccagcccagccccactgcacGACAGCCTGGAGGAAGAGGGCAAGTAG
- the GRIN3B gene encoding glutamate receptor ionotropic, NMDA 3B isoform X1, giving the protein MELQGSLETLVDVLVSILQANNWQETSVVLCHPWDISSFLDLWAHRSQLLLRAILDLGYLDKPGATSYLQQQHGERFQALSSPVLVLGCGLRHAQLIFQAAEESGLLLQDFHWVLGSPLSAGELRTQGLPLGLLAYGEVNRPPLELFIQDAVELVSRAFASAAYAHPELAVLQTMENCNDRQRAHGETSGLLLSRFLANTSFHGRTGPVRVENGTVLRPEQQFHVWSLQQDLRGEPTWVLVGTWQHGKLELEEGAWQSHRRRKSPSEGTRGTRMRLRVVTLVEHPFVFTREADEDGSCPAGQLCLDPGTNDSAVLDALFEELGAANGSVPRAYKKCCYGYCIDLLEKLAEDVPFDFELYIVGDGKYGAWKNGRWTGLVGDLLSGTAHMAVTSFSINSARSKVIDFTSPFFSTSLGILVRTKDTASPIGAFMWPLHWTMWVGIFVALHMTALFLTLYEWKSPYGMTPHGRNRMKIFSYSSALNLCYAILFGRTVSSKTPKCCTGRFLMNLWAIFCLLVLSSYTANLAAVMVGDKTFEELSGIHDPKLHHPSQGFRFGTVWESSAEEYIKKSFPEMHEYMRRYNVPTTPAGVTMLKTEPPKLNAFIMDKSLLDYEVTIDSDCKLLTVGKPFAIEGYGIGLPQNSPLTSNISEFISRYKSAGFMDLLHDKWYKMVPCGKRVFAVTETLQMGIYHFSGLFVLLCIGLSGSLLTSLGEHVFYHLVLPRIKRKKKFNYWLHTSQKIHRALNTGTEEQRSQRLSLERSCGHQPRQAPTAGQSWSTLRKEVRRVRFQLDKAEGPPWHPGNGRAPQPPDRAASEDELRELEEKIQEMRDQLRAALVRKSELVAVLGTAKSSRALSAPEEPREERPSPAPLHDSLEEEGK; this is encoded by the exons ATGGAGCTGCAGGGCTCGCTGGAGACGCTGGTGGACGTGCTGGTGAGCATCCTGCAGGCCAACAACTGGCAGGAGACCAGCGTGGTGCTCTGCCACCCCTGGGACATCTCCAGCTTCCTTGACCTCTGGGCTCACCGCTCCCAGCTCTTGCTCCGCGCCATCCTGGACCTCGGTTACCTGGACAAGCCTGGGGCCACCAGCtacctccagcagcagcacggGGAGCGCTTCCAGGCTCTCTCCAGCCCCGTGCTGGTGCTCGGCTGTGGCCTGCGGCACGCTCAGCTCATCTTCCAAGCGGCCGAGGAGtcggggctgctgctgcaggatttCCACTGGGTGCTGGGCTCCCCGCTCAGCGCCGGCGAGCTGCGCACCCAGGGGCTGCCCTTGGGGCTGCTGGCCTACGGGGAGGTCAACCGGCCACCGCTGGAGCTCTTCATCCAGGACGCGGTGGAACTGGTGTCCCGAGCCTTCGCCAGCGCTGCCTACGCCCACCCCGAGCTGGCTGTCCTGCAGACGATGGAGAACTGCAACGACAGGCAGCGGGCGCACGGCGAGACCTCGGGGCTCCTCCTGTCCCG TTTCCTGGCCAACACGTCCTTCCATGGCCGGACGGGGCCCGTGCGGGTGGAGAACGGGACGGTGCTGCGGCCCGAGCAGCAGTTCCACGTGTGGAGCCTGCAGCAGGACTTGCGCGGGGAGCCCACCTGGGTGCTGGTGGGCACCTGGCAGCACGGCAAGCTGGAGCTCGAGGAGGGCGCCTGGCAGAGCCACCGGCGGCGCAAGAGCCCCAGCGAGGGGACCAGGGGGACCCGCATGAGGCTGCGGGTGGTGACGCTGGTGGAACATCCCTTCGTCTTCACCAGGGAGGCAGACGAGGACGGGAGCTGCCCAGCCGGTCAGCTCTGCTTAGACCCCGGCACCAACGACTCGGCCGTGCTGGACGCCCTCTTCGAGGAGTTGGGTGCTGCGAACGGCTCAGTGCCGCGGGCGTACAAGAAGTGCTGCTACGGGTACTGCATCGACCTGCTGGAGAAGCTGGCCGAGGACGTGCCCTTCGACTTTGAGCTCTACATCGTGGGAGACGGGAAATACGGAGCCTGGAAGAACGGGCGGTGGACGGGGCTGGTGGGGGACCTGCTGAGCGGCACGGCCCACATGGCCGTCACCTCCTTCAGCATCAACTCGGCACGGAGCAAAGTCATCGACTTCACCAGCCCCTTCTTCTCCACCAGCCTGGGAATCCTGGTGAGGACCAAGGACACAGCGTCGCCGATCGGAGCCTTCATGTGGCCTTTGCACTGGACTATGTGGGTGGGCATCTTCGTAGCCCTGCACATGACCGCGCTCTTCCTCACCCTGTACGAGTGGAAGAGCCCCTACGGCATGACGCCCCACGGCCGCAACCGCATGAAGATCTTCTCATACTCCTCAGCCCTCAACCTCTGCTACGCCATCCTCTTCGGCCGCACCGTGTCTAGCAAGACACCCAAGTGCTGCACCGGCCGCTTCCTCATGAACCTCTGGGCCATCTTCTGCCTCCTGGTGCTCTCCAGCTACACGGCCAACCTCGCCGCCGTCATGGTGGGGGACAAGACCTTCGAGGAGCTCTCGGGCATCCATGACCCAAAG CTGCATCACCCCTCGCAGGGCTTCCGCTTCGGCACAGTGTGGGAGAGCAGCGCCGAGGAGTACATCAAGAAGAGCTTCCCCGAGATGCACGAGTACATGCGGCGCTACAACGTCCCCACCACCCCCGCCGGCGTCACCATGCTCAA GACGGAGCCCCCCAAGCTCAACGCCTTCATCATGGACAAGTCGCTGCTGGACTACGAGGTCACCATCGACTCCGACTGCAAACTGCTGACCGTGGGCAAACCCTTCGCCATCGAAG GTTACGGCATCGGGCTCCCCCAGAACTCGCCGCTGACCTCCAACATCTCCGAGTTCATCAGCCGCTACAAATCGGCCGGTTTCATGGACCTGCTGCACGACAAGTGGTACAAGATGGTGCCGTGCGGCAAGCGCGTCTTCGCCGTCACCGAG ACCCTCCAGATGGGTATCTACCACTTCTCCGGGCTCTTTGTGCTGCTCTGCATCGGGCTCAGCGGGTCGCTGCTCACCTCACTGGGGGAACACGTCTTCTACCACCTCGTCCTCCCGCGAATTAAGCGCAAGAAGAAATTCAACTACTGGCTGCACACCAGCCAG AAGATCCACCGGGCTCTGAACACGGGCACGGAGGAGCAGAGGAGCCAGCGGCTGAGCCTGGAGCGGAG CTGTGGCCACCAGCCCAGGCAGGCGCCAACGGCAGGGCAGTCCTGGAGCACCCTGCGGAAGGAGGTAAGACGGGTGCGCTTCCAGCTGGACAAAGCCGAAGGGCCCCCCTGGCACCCCGGGAACGGGCGGGCACCACAGCCCCCGGACAGGGCGGCCAGCGAGGATGAGctgcgggagctggaggagaagatcCAGGAGATGCGGGACCAGCTGCGGGCAGCCCTGGTGAGGAAGAGCGAGTTGGTGGCCGTGCTGGGCACGGCGAAGAGCAGCCGGGCACTGTCGGCACCGGAGGAGCCCAGGGAGGAGAG gcccagcccagccccactgcacGACAGCCTGGAGGAAGAGGGCAAGTAG
- the TMEM259 gene encoding membralin isoform X2, translated as MSENQPNANNHHPANNNGAAGAAGGNNRGGRNPNLNQNPLINVRDRLFHALFFKMAVTYARLFPPSFRRVFEFFVLLKALFVLFILAYIHIAFSRSPINCLEHVRDKWPRDGILRVEIQRNSSRDPIFLQFCGVEKFPGMVVEPTADEEEEEEEEMTVDMFENSSVKFELDIEPKVFLKPSRVSSTEALTRNESQEFSFSEAATKVWPQEEYIVEYSLEYGFLRLSQSTRQRLSIPVMVVTLDPTRDQCFGDRFSRLLLDEFLGYDDILMSSVKALAENEENKGFLRNVVSGEHYRFVSMWMARTSYLAAFVIMVIFTLSVSMLLRYSHHQIFVFIVDLLQMLEMNMTIAFPAAPLLTVILALVGMEAIMSEFFNDTTTAFYIILIVWLADQYDAICCHTNTSKRHWLRFFYLYHFAFYAYHYRFNGQYSSLALVTSWLFIQHSMIYFFHHYELPAILQQIRIQEMLLQNQQVGQGTQTTLQDNLNNNTTAAAVDVGSRRPLLAPGPSGEGSSPTALTPSEASSVIAAATAASVGSDLNWVAETAAIVTEASFLSDLSTTLLEPNVVHEAMANGNPQDAAAAASGLVARIRVSSDHPETAMGSITIEVTSTSVMAAADVSPAAEAAPAEPPVPLQEEGASIPSLSLPEQTEAVEGPHSQAEPGGKNCVAHSSGAETPLASGEDADPDRWLGRALGDRGESCPCPEPVDSTPSSRLCSEPDSRNLS; from the exons ATGTCGGAGAACCAGCCCAATGCCAACAACCACCACCCAGCCAACAACAACGGGGCCgccggggctgctgggggcAACAACCGTGGAGGCCGCAACCCCAACCTCAACCAAAACCCCTTGATCAACGTGCGTGACCGCCTCTTCCACGCACTCTTCTTCAAGATGGCAGTGACCTACGCTCGCCTCTTCCCACCTTCCTTCCGCCGCGTCTTTGAGTTCTTCGTCCTCCTCAAG GCTCTCTTTGTGCTCTTCATCCTGGCCTACATTCACATCGCCTTCTCCCGCTCACCCATTAACTGCTTGGAGCACGTGCGGGACAAATGGCCACGCGATGGCATCTTGCGGGTGGAGATACAGCGCAACTCAAGCCGAGACCCCATCTTCCTGCAATTCTGTGGCGTTGAGAAGTTCCCAGGAATGGTAGTTGAACCCACAGCTGacgaagaggaggaggaagaggaagaaatgacTGTGGATATGTTTGAAAACAGCTCTGTCAAG TTTGAGCTGGATATTGAGCCCAAGGTGTTCCTCAAGCCGTCCCGGGTGAGCAGCACCGAGGCGCTGACCCGCAACGAGAGCCAGGAGTTCTCATTTAGTGAAGCGGCCACTAAAG TGTGGCCACAGGAGGAGTACATCGTGGAATACTCGCTGGAGTATGGATTTTTACGCCTGTCCCAGAGCACTCGGCAGCGCCTCAGCATCCCGGTCATGGTGGTGACTTTGG ATCCTACCAGGGATCAGTGCTTTGGGGACAGGTTTAGCCGCCTCTTGCTGGACGAGTTCCTGGGTTATGATGACATTCTGATGTCGAGTGTCAAAGCTTtagctgaaaatgaagaaaacaaag gtTTCCTTCGCAACGTGGTGTCCGGGGAGCACTATCGATTTGTCAGCATGTGGATGGCTAGGACTTCCTATCTGGCAGCCTTTGTCATCATGGTCATATTT ACTCTCTCCGTTTCGATGCTGTTGCGCTACTCGCACCATCAGATCTTTGTCTTCATTG TTGACCTGTTACAGATGCTGGAAATGAACATGACAATTGCgttccctgcagctcccctcCTCACTGTCATTCTCGCACTCGTAG GTATGGAGGCCATAATGTCGGAGTTCTTCAATGACACCACCACTGCGTTCTACATCATCCTCATCGTGTGGCTGGCGGACCAGTACGATGCCATCTGTTGTCACACGAATACGAGCAAGAGGCATTGGCTCAG GTTCTTCTATCTGTACCACTTTGCCTTCTACGCTTACCACTATCGATTCAACGGGCAGTACAGCAGCCTGGCACTTGTCACCTCCTGGCTCTTCATCCAG CATTCGATGATTTACTTCTTCCACCACTACGAGCTGCCAGCCATTCTCCAGCAGATCAGGAtccaggagatgctgctgcagaaCCAGCAGGTGGGCcaggggacacagacgacactgcaGGACAACCTCAACAACAACACAACGGCCGCTGCTGTCGACGTGGGGAGCCGCCGGCCCCTGCTGGCCCCTGGGCCCTCTGGAGAGGGCAGCAGCCCCACTGCCCTGACTCCCAGCGAGGCCTCCAGCGTCATCGCTGCTGCCACAGCGGCTTCGGTCGGCAGCGATCTCAACTGGGTGGCCGAGACAGCCGCCATCGTTACCGAAGCCTCGTTTCTCTCTGACCTGAGCACCACCCTGCTAGAGCCAAATGTGGTGCACGAAGCCATGGCCAACGGGAACCctcaggatgctgctgctgccgcctcCGGTTTGGTTGCTCGCATCAGGGTCAGCAGCGACCACCCAGAGACAGCGATGGGCTCCATCACCATAGAAGTCACTTCAACATCAGTGATGGCTGCAGCAGATGTTTCCCCTGCCGCAGAGGCGGCCCCAGCCGAACCCCCTGTCCCACTGCAGGAGGAGGGGGCCTCTatccccagcctttccctccccGAGCAGACTGAGGCTGTCGAGGGCCCCCACAGCCAAGCAGAACCAGGTGGCAAGAACTGTGTTGCACACAGCAGCGGGGCAGAGACCCCTCTGGCCTCTGGGGAGGACGCTGATCCTGATAGATGGTTGGGCAGGGCTCTTGGGGACCGAGGGGAAAGCTGCCCATGCCCAGAGCCAGTGGATAGCACACCGAGCTCCAGACTGTGCTCGGAGCCAGACTCGAGGAACCTGTCGTGA
- the TMEM259 gene encoding membralin isoform X1 → MSENQPNANNHHPANNNGAAGAAGGNNRGGRNPNLNQNPLINVRDRLFHALFFKMAVTYARLFPPSFRRVFEFFVLLKALFVLFILAYIHIAFSRSPINCLEHVRDKWPRDGILRVEIQRNSSRDPIFLQFCGVEKFPGMVVEPTADEEEEEEEEMTVDMFENSSVKFELDIEPKVFLKPSRVSSTEALTRNESQEFSFSEAATKGMQPLRETVSEFEMLARAVWPQEEYIVEYSLEYGFLRLSQSTRQRLSIPVMVVTLDPTRDQCFGDRFSRLLLDEFLGYDDILMSSVKALAENEENKGFLRNVVSGEHYRFVSMWMARTSYLAAFVIMVIFTLSVSMLLRYSHHQIFVFIVDLLQMLEMNMTIAFPAAPLLTVILALVGMEAIMSEFFNDTTTAFYIILIVWLADQYDAICCHTNTSKRHWLRFFYLYHFAFYAYHYRFNGQYSSLALVTSWLFIQHSMIYFFHHYELPAILQQIRIQEMLLQNQQVGQGTQTTLQDNLNNNTTAAAVDVGSRRPLLAPGPSGEGSSPTALTPSEASSVIAAATAASVGSDLNWVAETAAIVTEASFLSDLSTTLLEPNVVHEAMANGNPQDAAAAASGLVARIRVSSDHPETAMGSITIEVTSTSVMAAADVSPAAEAAPAEPPVPLQEEGASIPSLSLPEQTEAVEGPHSQAEPGGKNCVAHSSGAETPLASGEDADPDRWLGRALGDRGESCPCPEPVDSTPSSRLCSEPDSRNLS, encoded by the exons ATGTCGGAGAACCAGCCCAATGCCAACAACCACCACCCAGCCAACAACAACGGGGCCgccggggctgctgggggcAACAACCGTGGAGGCCGCAACCCCAACCTCAACCAAAACCCCTTGATCAACGTGCGTGACCGCCTCTTCCACGCACTCTTCTTCAAGATGGCAGTGACCTACGCTCGCCTCTTCCCACCTTCCTTCCGCCGCGTCTTTGAGTTCTTCGTCCTCCTCAAG GCTCTCTTTGTGCTCTTCATCCTGGCCTACATTCACATCGCCTTCTCCCGCTCACCCATTAACTGCTTGGAGCACGTGCGGGACAAATGGCCACGCGATGGCATCTTGCGGGTGGAGATACAGCGCAACTCAAGCCGAGACCCCATCTTCCTGCAATTCTGTGGCGTTGAGAAGTTCCCAGGAATGGTAGTTGAACCCACAGCTGacgaagaggaggaggaagaggaagaaatgacTGTGGATATGTTTGAAAACAGCTCTGTCAAG TTTGAGCTGGATATTGAGCCCAAGGTGTTCCTCAAGCCGTCCCGGGTGAGCAGCACCGAGGCGCTGACCCGCAACGAGAGCCAGGAGTTCTCATTTAGTGAAGCGGCCACTAAAGGTATGCAGCCTCTGAGGGAGACTGTGTCCGAGTTTGAGATGCTAGCCAGAGCAG TGTGGCCACAGGAGGAGTACATCGTGGAATACTCGCTGGAGTATGGATTTTTACGCCTGTCCCAGAGCACTCGGCAGCGCCTCAGCATCCCGGTCATGGTGGTGACTTTGG ATCCTACCAGGGATCAGTGCTTTGGGGACAGGTTTAGCCGCCTCTTGCTGGACGAGTTCCTGGGTTATGATGACATTCTGATGTCGAGTGTCAAAGCTTtagctgaaaatgaagaaaacaaag gtTTCCTTCGCAACGTGGTGTCCGGGGAGCACTATCGATTTGTCAGCATGTGGATGGCTAGGACTTCCTATCTGGCAGCCTTTGTCATCATGGTCATATTT ACTCTCTCCGTTTCGATGCTGTTGCGCTACTCGCACCATCAGATCTTTGTCTTCATTG TTGACCTGTTACAGATGCTGGAAATGAACATGACAATTGCgttccctgcagctcccctcCTCACTGTCATTCTCGCACTCGTAG GTATGGAGGCCATAATGTCGGAGTTCTTCAATGACACCACCACTGCGTTCTACATCATCCTCATCGTGTGGCTGGCGGACCAGTACGATGCCATCTGTTGTCACACGAATACGAGCAAGAGGCATTGGCTCAG GTTCTTCTATCTGTACCACTTTGCCTTCTACGCTTACCACTATCGATTCAACGGGCAGTACAGCAGCCTGGCACTTGTCACCTCCTGGCTCTTCATCCAG CATTCGATGATTTACTTCTTCCACCACTACGAGCTGCCAGCCATTCTCCAGCAGATCAGGAtccaggagatgctgctgcagaaCCAGCAGGTGGGCcaggggacacagacgacactgcaGGACAACCTCAACAACAACACAACGGCCGCTGCTGTCGACGTGGGGAGCCGCCGGCCCCTGCTGGCCCCTGGGCCCTCTGGAGAGGGCAGCAGCCCCACTGCCCTGACTCCCAGCGAGGCCTCCAGCGTCATCGCTGCTGCCACAGCGGCTTCGGTCGGCAGCGATCTCAACTGGGTGGCCGAGACAGCCGCCATCGTTACCGAAGCCTCGTTTCTCTCTGACCTGAGCACCACCCTGCTAGAGCCAAATGTGGTGCACGAAGCCATGGCCAACGGGAACCctcaggatgctgctgctgccgcctcCGGTTTGGTTGCTCGCATCAGGGTCAGCAGCGACCACCCAGAGACAGCGATGGGCTCCATCACCATAGAAGTCACTTCAACATCAGTGATGGCTGCAGCAGATGTTTCCCCTGCCGCAGAGGCGGCCCCAGCCGAACCCCCTGTCCCACTGCAGGAGGAGGGGGCCTCTatccccagcctttccctccccGAGCAGACTGAGGCTGTCGAGGGCCCCCACAGCCAAGCAGAACCAGGTGGCAAGAACTGTGTTGCACACAGCAGCGGGGCAGAGACCCCTCTGGCCTCTGGGGAGGACGCTGATCCTGATAGATGGTTGGGCAGGGCTCTTGGGGACCGAGGGGAAAGCTGCCCATGCCCAGAGCCAGTGGATAGCACACCGAGCTCCAGACTGTGCTCGGAGCCAGACTCGAGGAACCTGTCGTGA